One segment of Rosa chinensis cultivar Old Blush chromosome 6, RchiOBHm-V2, whole genome shotgun sequence DNA contains the following:
- the LOC112171690 gene encoding UPF0481 protein At3g47200 — MGELQPKNLKHKLEEVSPLSPQCCIYRVPKRLRDVNEKAYTPQVVSIGPLHHGREGLEAMEDHKIRYVKDFLDDQGKHGGMFENLEKVGNKNPVLVDSIFTFELLLRFSYPTLQEEKVDRLFGKPWMLRDITYDMLLLENQIPFFILEYLYSLALASNTIPLQHNMVLSMSELTHRFLQNRVYIRPFEEMKEKIKHEGTKHFVDFVLTCHRPLELPQKKRLKTLTIPSATELYQSGVKFENVTDKNIFDIKFENGKFSFGNLIAYEQCELHDHYFNDYVFIIDRLVDSSKDVDLLVKSGILESKLPDSEAAASYINSLDLGPILFSRNFYFTDLCEDLNAYYRVPWHKWKASLKQDYFSTPWAGLSIVVAAILVVLTFIQTVCSIMSL; from the exons ATGGGAGAGCTACAGCCAAAAAATCTGAAACATAAGTTGGAAGAGGTGTCTCCCCTTTCCCCCCAGTGTTGTATCTACAGGGTTCCAAAGAGACTACGTGATGTGAATGAGAAGGCATACACACCTCAGGTGGTCTCAATAGGCCCGCTTCACCATGGTAGAGAAGGCCTAGAAGCCATGGAAGATCACAAAATACGGTATGTGAAGGACTTTCTggat GACCAAGGTAAGCATGGAGGAATGTTTGAAAACCTTGAAAAAGTGGGAAACAAAAATCCGGTTCTTGTAGATTCCATTTTCACCTTTGAGCTCCTGCTGAGGTTTTCTTACCCAACACTGCAAGAGGAAAAGGTTGACCGTTTATTCGGAAAACCATGGATGCTAAGGGACATAACATATGACATGTTATTGCTTGAAAATCAGATCCCATTCTTCATTCTTGAGTATCTTTATTCCTTAGCCCTTGCCAGTAATACCATTCCTCTGCAACATAATATGGTGCTTTCTATGTCTGAGCTTACCCACCGGTTCTTGCAGAATAGGGTATACATAAGGCCATTTGAAGAAATGaaggagaaaatcaagcatgaaGGAACAAAacattttgttgattttgtccTCACATGTCATCGACCTTTAGAGCTTCCCCAGAAGAAGAGACTCAAGACTTTAACCATACCAAGTGCAACAGAATTGTACCAGTCCGGAGTTAAATTTGAGAATGTCACTGACAAAAACATATTTGACATAAAATTTGAGAATGGG AAATTTTCTTTCGGGAATCTCATTGCCTACGAGCAGTGTGAGCTCCATGATCACTACTTCAATGATTATGTGTTCATCATTGACCGTCTGGTTGACAGTTCCAAGGATGTGGACTTGCTTGTTAAGAGTGGAATCCTTGAATCTAAGCTACCGGATAGTGAAGCAGCGGCAAGTTATATCAACTCCCTTGACTTGGGGCCTATTCTGTTCAGTAGAAACTTCTATTTTACTGATCTCTGTGAGGATCTGAATGCATACTATAGAGTCCCCTGGCACAAGTGGAAGGCAAGCTTGAAACAGGACTATTTTAGTACTCCATGGGCAGGACTGTCTATTGTTGTAGCGGCTATTCTCGTTGTGCTCACTTTTATTCAAACAGTGTGCTCTATAATGTCTTTGTAG